A window of Candidatus Eremiobacteraceae bacterium genomic DNA:
ATGCGAAGCACGATCCATGTTCCGCGTTTTCGAGCGACGCAAGACAGCGCTCGAGCGCGACGCGCGTGGGATTGACCGTGCGCGAATAATCGTAACCTTTATGCACGCCCGGCGCGGATTGCGTGTACGTGGAAGTCTGGAAGATCGGAACGATCGTGGCGCCGGTGATCGGCTCCGCCTCTTGTCCGACGTGAATGGCCTTGGTCGCGAATTCCATGCGTCCGAACTTCCTCTTACGTGGCGGACAAGTAGTTGATGATGTCCATCTTCGTGATCACCCCGATCGGCGTCCCCAATCGTGCGACGAGCACGGCGGCGTGGCCCAGCGATAACTGCTTGTACGCGTGCTCGACCGGCTCGCGATCGTCGAGCACGGCGAACGGGCGGCCCATCACGTCGCGCACTTCGCTGTGCACCACGTCGGCTTTATCGTAGACCATCTGCATGACCGACACTTCGTTCACCGAGCCGACGATCTCAGGTCCTTCGACAACGGGAATCTGGGAGATCTGATACTCGCGCATGAGTTCGACCGCGCGCTTGACGGAATCGGTGGGAGAAAGCGTGATCAGCTGCGGGATCTTGCCTTTGGCGTGCAGCACCATGCCGACC
This region includes:
- a CDS encoding pyridoxal-phosphate dependent enzyme translates to KSYKVEGIGEDFLPATVDLKAIDRMERVSDKDSFLMARRICREEGLLVGGSSGTAAVAAQRVARELPPDAVMVVLLPDSGRGYMSKIFNDEWMRANGFIGEEGRAATVGMVLHAKGKIPQLITLSPTDSVKRAVELMREYQISQIPVVEGPEIVGSVNEVSVMQMVYDKADVVHSEVRDVMGRPFAVLDDREPVEHAYKQLSLGHAAVLVARLGTPIGVITKMDIINYLSAT